A section of the Microbacterium forte genome encodes:
- a CDS encoding DUF1295 domain-containing protein, with protein sequence MSSPTSSTPKSSRSSLIAIIVALVIGALVALAGSQGGAAIGGIPLFALAVAAAFAIQVIAFIPAMILRTERFFDLTGSLTFLAISVTLVLVTPMPDARSWILAAMVILWAARLGSFLAMRVHKAGSDGRFDEIKGSPVRFLQVWVIQGAWVSITAAAAWIAISTDAAARAPIGWLTVVGIVVWLLGMTIEIVADAQKSAFRADPKNKDEFIRTGLWSRSRHPNYFGEIVIWVGVFLTAAPVLAGWQWVAILSPLFVILLLTRVSGIPLLEARAEKKWGDRADYVEYRESTPSLIPRLTRPAVRERAA encoded by the coding sequence ATGTCCTCCCCCACCTCCTCCACCCCCAAGTCTTCGCGATCGTCTCTCATCGCGATCATCGTCGCGCTCGTCATCGGAGCCCTCGTCGCACTCGCCGGGAGCCAGGGCGGTGCGGCGATCGGCGGCATCCCGCTGTTCGCCCTCGCCGTCGCCGCGGCATTCGCCATCCAGGTCATCGCGTTCATCCCGGCGATGATCCTGCGCACCGAGCGGTTCTTCGACCTCACCGGCAGCCTCACCTTCCTGGCCATCTCGGTCACTCTCGTGCTGGTGACGCCTATGCCCGATGCGCGCAGCTGGATCCTCGCGGCGATGGTGATCCTGTGGGCCGCCCGCCTCGGATCCTTCCTCGCGATGCGCGTGCACAAGGCCGGATCCGACGGCCGCTTCGACGAGATCAAGGGCTCGCCCGTGCGCTTCCTGCAGGTGTGGGTGATCCAGGGTGCGTGGGTGTCGATCACGGCGGCGGCGGCATGGATCGCGATCAGCACGGATGCTGCGGCACGAGCGCCAATCGGATGGCTGACTGTCGTGGGCATCGTCGTGTGGCTGCTCGGCATGACCATCGAGATCGTCGCCGACGCACAGAAGTCGGCGTTCCGCGCCGACCCTAAGAACAAGGACGAGTTCATCCGTACCGGCCTGTGGTCGCGCTCGCGGCACCCGAACTACTTCGGCGAGATCGTCATCTGGGTGGGCGTGTTCCTGACCGCCGCACCCGTGCTCGCGGGGTGGCAGTGGGTCGCGATCCTGTCGCCGCTGTTCGTGATCCTGCTGCTCACCCGCGTGAGCGGCATCCCACTGCTCGAAGCGCGCGCCGAGAAGAAGTGGGGCGACCGCGCCGACTACGTCGAGTACCGCGAGAGCACGCCCTCGTTGATCCCACGCCTCACCCGGCCTGCCGTGCGGGAGCGTGCTGCGTAG
- a CDS encoding AMP-dependent synthetase/ligase: MIESSTPPLADLDGYRNVTDLLVARAAAAPDHVAFEVKGADARGPWRPITTREFLTQVRALAKGFIAQGVRAGDPIAIMAPTRYEWAVADLASWFAGAVVVPIYETSSPSQVNAIVADAGVRLAIGGTTEHAVLLRAALTQTGRNTLGAWTMDAAASGTLSDLVARGVDVADDELEARRTSASQDDPATIVYTSGTTGEPKGVVLTHRNFLGQVLNIAAAYREIVNEQGNTVIFLPLAHVLARGLQLICLASGMRIAHLSDPSTVVATLDTLRPTFLVVVPRVLQKIQAAAADKAAEKKLSAVWAKARSTAIAWGHRAERIDAGRRLPKDLGLSLRHRFFDALFYRRLRTVMGGRVGYILSGGAALDAELSLFFRGIGVPVIEGYGLTETTAPLTGNLPGRIASGSVGSPLPGLTVRISDDGEVLANGIGVFGGYRNPAHDEGAFVDGFFRTGDLGRLDDQGRLFLEGRLKDVIVTSNGKTVVPTRWESAVEADPLVSHAVMVGEGKPYLSALLVLDPEQTVAWAASEGVSIPPIAEADLRAVTDPTLRARLQNAVDAANALVARSEQVRRFSVVFADLDDRALVTPTMKLKRSVVLDRAAVTVEDLYL, encoded by the coding sequence ATGATCGAATCGTCGACCCCGCCGCTCGCCGACCTCGACGGGTATCGCAACGTCACCGACCTGCTGGTCGCACGCGCAGCCGCAGCTCCCGATCACGTCGCCTTCGAGGTCAAAGGCGCGGATGCTCGAGGCCCGTGGCGCCCGATCACGACTCGGGAGTTCCTCACCCAGGTGCGCGCTCTGGCGAAGGGCTTCATCGCCCAGGGCGTGCGGGCCGGCGACCCCATCGCGATCATGGCGCCGACGCGCTACGAATGGGCCGTCGCCGACCTCGCCTCCTGGTTCGCCGGCGCCGTCGTCGTGCCGATCTACGAGACGTCATCGCCGTCGCAGGTCAATGCCATCGTCGCCGATGCCGGCGTGCGCCTGGCGATCGGCGGCACCACGGAGCACGCGGTGCTTCTGCGGGCGGCGCTCACGCAGACCGGACGGAACACTCTCGGCGCCTGGACGATGGATGCCGCAGCATCCGGCACGCTCTCCGACCTGGTCGCGCGGGGCGTCGACGTCGCCGACGACGAACTCGAGGCTCGCAGGACCTCGGCCTCGCAGGACGACCCCGCGACGATCGTCTACACCTCGGGCACCACGGGCGAGCCCAAGGGCGTCGTGCTCACGCACCGGAACTTCCTCGGGCAGGTCCTCAACATCGCCGCCGCGTATCGCGAGATCGTGAACGAGCAGGGCAACACCGTCATCTTCCTGCCCCTCGCCCACGTGCTGGCGCGCGGGCTGCAGCTGATCTGCCTGGCCAGCGGCATGCGCATCGCGCACCTCTCCGATCCCTCGACGGTCGTCGCGACCCTCGACACTCTGCGCCCGACATTCCTGGTCGTCGTTCCGCGGGTGCTGCAGAAGATCCAGGCCGCCGCGGCCGACAAAGCCGCCGAGAAGAAGCTCTCGGCGGTGTGGGCGAAGGCCCGGTCGACGGCCATCGCCTGGGGCCACCGCGCCGAACGGATCGACGCCGGCCGCCGTCTCCCGAAAGACCTCGGGCTCAGCCTGCGGCACCGCTTCTTCGACGCTCTCTTCTACCGCCGCCTCCGCACCGTGATGGGCGGGCGCGTCGGATACATCCTGTCGGGTGGAGCCGCGCTCGACGCCGAGCTCTCGCTCTTCTTCCGCGGCATCGGCGTTCCCGTCATCGAGGGCTACGGTCTCACCGAGACGACGGCGCCGCTCACCGGCAACCTGCCCGGTCGCATCGCCTCCGGCAGCGTCGGCTCGCCGCTGCCAGGGCTCACCGTGCGCATCAGCGACGACGGCGAGGTGCTCGCCAACGGCATCGGCGTCTTCGGCGGGTACCGCAACCCGGCCCACGACGAGGGTGCCTTCGTCGACGGCTTCTTCCGCACCGGCGACCTCGGGCGGCTCGACGACCAGGGCCGGCTCTTCCTCGAAGGCCGACTCAAAGACGTGATCGTGACCTCGAACGGCAAGACGGTGGTGCCGACGCGGTGGGAGAGCGCGGTCGAGGCGGATCCGCTCGTCTCGCACGCGGTGATGGTGGGCGAGGGCAAGCCGTATCTCTCGGCGCTTCTCGTGCTCGACCCCGAGCAGACCGTGGCCTGGGCGGCATCCGAAGGCGTCAGCATCCCTCCGATCGCCGAGGCCGACCTCCGCGCCGTGACCGACCCGACCCTGCGCGCTCGCCTGCAGAATGCCGTCGACGCCGCCAACGCACTCGTGGCCCGCAGCGAGCAGGTGCGCCGGTTCAGCGTCGTCTTCGCCGACCTCGACGACCGCGCGCTGGTCACACCGACCATGAAGCTCAAGCGGAGCGTCGTGCTGGATCGCGCCGCCGTCACCGTCGAAGACCTGTACCTCTGA
- a CDS encoding LLM class flavin-dependent oxidoreductase, with product MFEMNCVSHITHGLWRLPGNNRDRYTDIRYWTELARTAERGGFDAIFIADVVGAYDVFRGGPADALREGLQIPNNDPMLVVPAMAAVTEHLGFGITFSTSYEPPFGFARRMSTLDHLTNGRVAWNIVTSYLPNAARNFGLAEEIPHDERFAIAEEYLDVVYKLWEGSWDDDAVIRDRAAGVYSDPSKVRYIDHEGEYFRVAGPHLSEPSVQRTPVLFTATASPAGIDFAGRHAEAVFTGVRGPGGAGPLIDRFRDSARRNGRDGSSVKIVVQAAVIVAPTQEEAERKAQEYREHASLIGRFVHASLPFDPTAHPAERTIADALAAEGLPDDTLPPQSVSGTVGDFIERVGAELEQDFFAVGTPEVVADEIERWLDEVGIDGINLRQYHSYDTLQDFVELVVPELQRRGRLRTAYVPGETLRERLTGGGARLPDDHPAARYRGGTGLGGTRPADSRLIGASA from the coding sequence CTGTTCGAGATGAACTGCGTGAGCCACATCACGCACGGGCTGTGGCGCCTGCCAGGGAACAATCGCGACCGCTACACGGACATCCGGTACTGGACGGAGCTCGCGCGCACCGCCGAGCGGGGTGGATTCGACGCGATCTTCATCGCCGACGTCGTCGGTGCGTACGACGTCTTCCGCGGTGGCCCCGCGGATGCCCTGCGCGAGGGGCTGCAGATCCCGAACAATGATCCGATGCTCGTCGTCCCGGCGATGGCGGCGGTGACCGAGCACCTCGGATTCGGCATCACCTTCTCGACGAGCTACGAGCCGCCGTTCGGGTTCGCCCGTCGGATGAGCACCCTCGACCACCTCACCAACGGGCGCGTGGCCTGGAACATCGTCACGTCCTACCTGCCGAATGCGGCGCGGAACTTCGGCCTGGCCGAGGAGATCCCGCACGATGAGCGCTTCGCGATCGCGGAGGAGTACCTCGACGTCGTCTACAAGCTCTGGGAGGGATCGTGGGACGACGACGCCGTGATCCGCGACCGAGCGGCCGGGGTGTACTCCGATCCCTCGAAGGTCAGATACATCGACCACGAGGGCGAGTACTTCCGGGTCGCGGGCCCTCATCTCTCCGAGCCGAGCGTGCAGCGCACCCCTGTGCTGTTCACCGCGACCGCGTCGCCCGCGGGCATCGACTTCGCCGGTCGTCATGCTGAAGCGGTGTTCACCGGTGTCCGCGGCCCCGGAGGCGCGGGACCGCTGATCGACCGGTTCCGTGACTCGGCGAGGCGGAACGGCCGTGACGGCAGTTCGGTGAAGATCGTCGTGCAGGCCGCCGTGATCGTCGCCCCGACACAGGAGGAGGCCGAGCGCAAGGCCCAGGAGTATCGCGAGCACGCGAGCCTCATCGGCCGGTTCGTGCATGCGAGCCTGCCGTTCGACCCCACCGCGCACCCGGCGGAGCGCACGATCGCGGATGCGCTCGCCGCCGAGGGTCTGCCGGATGACACGCTGCCTCCGCAGTCGGTGTCGGGCACCGTGGGTGATTTCATCGAACGCGTCGGCGCAGAGCTCGAGCAGGACTTCTTCGCGGTCGGCACTCCCGAGGTCGTCGCCGACGAGATCGAGCGCTGGCTCGACGAGGTGGGCATCGACGGCATCAACCTCCGCCAGTACCACAGCTACGACACCCTGCAGGATTTCGTGGAGCTCGTCGTCCCCGAGCTCCAACGGCGGGGACGGCTGCGCACCGCCTACGTGCCGGGCGAGACCCTACGCGAGCGGCTGACCGGCGGCGGAGCGCGTCTCCCTGACGACCACCCGGCGGCGCGGTATCGCGGCGGAACCGGACTGGGCGGCACTCGACCGGCGGACTCCCGCCTGATCGGAGCCTCGGCATGA